The stretch of DNA TTGTCACAGCAAGCAGTTATCACATTCACATTACAATTTCGCACAAAAATTGCAAACAAATCCCATATGCTCTGttttgcaaattaaaaaatCCTCAATATATATCTTCAATAACTGtcaaaataaacatatttagaaaacataaacattaaataaattataaaacttaCCAAATATGGATTCCTGATGTTCTCACGCGTGAGTTCCACTTGAAATCTAGCACAATTACCACGAGTATATCGGCTATGATAGTTTGGGATTTGTTCTTCACATTCAAATCTTCTTGAAGCAGTGATACCAAACAGACCTTCACCATGATAGGCAAAATGGATTTCTTCATTCTTATGAAGATCGAACTCCTCTCTCATCTCTTCCCATCCATCTGTGAGAAGAGGATGGATTTCATCTTTGTTGTATGTAACAACATGATGCTCAAATCGATAATCCATTATCCTCCATTGTCCAGGAAGTTCATGTCCAAAATCACGAATGAACTTTGGATCCACCTCTCCAAATTTCTAATTCAATTATCAACAATCAAATAATTACTTAATTTCAACATCTATGAAACATAAAACATTGCAAGATAATAACATAGGTTTCGTTTTACCTGATTTGAGAAAAGCATGGTTACAAAGTTCCCAAGAGGTGTAACATCGATAAGATCACAATAGTAGGTCTCCATGAGTTGTTGGAAGAAAACAGGGGGAATGATAATTTTGTTCACTGATGAGATGAACCGATCTAAATGTAGTATATGtctttatttatcttttgttttacaTCAAAAGgatcaattaaaataataaaatattaaattacatTGGATAAAATCTTATCTTATCCAACTAGAAATAGTTACTATGACAAGGTCACAATAATTGATAATTCTTTCGTCGTAATTTTATCGACGAAGTTGGATTAACAGTTGTGCGttatataaaactttttttatttactaatcaacaacaataacaattatcGTATAACAAATTTAGTTCGTGTGTatcgatatatttttttttaaataattttaggttttacttTACCTTAACACTTCGAATAAATTGTAACATTTTtctatacctgaacactttgaatttttttttacataacgCCACATTTTTGCTCAGAcagtttagttaaaaaaatttcaaaattaaacatattataCATAtctaaacaattttttacaaaaaatgtaggtaac from Trifolium pratense cultivar HEN17-A07 linkage group LG5, ARS_RC_1.1, whole genome shotgun sequence encodes:
- the LOC123886180 gene encoding uncharacterized protein LOC123886180 — translated: METYYCDLIDVTPLGNFVTMLFSNQKFGEVDPKFIRDFGHELPGQWRIMDYRFEHHVVTYNKDEIHPLLTDGWEEMREEFDLHKNEEIHFAYHGEGLFGITASRRFECEEQIPNYHSRYTRGNCARFQVELTRENIRNPYLSIWDLFAIFVRNCNVNVITACCDNGTKTDLQIAIHDNPFPVTALGPGWFGFCRKNGFRAGDGLCFNFSLVNSGNNVVRIFKI